The following are encoded in a window of Urocitellus parryii isolate mUroPar1 chromosome 7, mUroPar1.hap1, whole genome shotgun sequence genomic DNA:
- the Recql5 gene encoding ATP-dependent DNA helicase Q5 isoform X1, which translates to MNTHPPSTSFDPELRVRSTLKKVFGFDSFKTTLQENATMAVVKGDKDVFVCMPTGAGKSLCYQLPALLAKGITIVISPLIALIQDQVDHLLALKVQVSSLNSKLSAQERKELLSDLEQEKPRTKLLYITPEMAAASSFQPTLNSLVSRHLLSYLVVDEAHCVSQWGHDFRPDYLRLGALRSRLAHAPCVALTATATPQVQEDVFAALHLKQPVATFKTPCFRANLFYDVQFKELISDPYGNLRDFCLKALGQKADKGLLSGCGIIYCRTREACEQVATELSSRGVNAKAYHAGLKTSDRTQVQNEWMEEKVPVIVATISFGMGVDKANVRFVVHWNIAKSMAGFYQESGRAGRDGKPSWCRLYYSRNDRDQISFLIRKEIGKLQEKRGNKASDKATLLAFEALVTFCEELGCRHAAIAKYFGDAPPACTKGCDYCQNPAAVRKQLDALERSSSWSKTCIRPSQGNGFDPELYEGGRRGYGGFSRYDEGSGGSGDEGRDEAHKREWNLFYQKQMSLRKVKEGKDPKIEEFIPPDEDCPLKEASSRKIPRLTVKAREHCLGLLEEALSSNRQATGSNNGTELQAQAVQLEYETFRNAKMANLYKASVLRKVAEIHRASKDGQLYDVGGGAKSCSAQAEPPEPNEYDIPPASHVYSLKAKRVGAGFPKGSCPFQTATELMEKSRTQESSQPVQGDEQEPPSQPSGIQDKDVSEGLPGPKGEDPGGSAHCAGPSAEKVKASSRSSSVTKARASKKQQLLATAAQKDSQNIARFFCQRAENPPPLTTAPRADGASPSCGRKQEPLMTSEKYTEEEDGLRGYLMDPPQTEACPSEGPSTCPLKDQGFPEAQLISPKKTQMGKRPRSQQENPGSRAQKRPRPQAKPSILAEVRGSALGSEQGTLNALAQDPCQLSAPGISLKEAADVVVRYLTPFYKDGKFASKELFKGFARHLSHLLIQRTFPGRTVKEEAQSLIKQFFHGHTRCESEADWHSLCGPQT; encoded by the exons ATGAACACCCACCCTCCCTCCACTTCCTTTGACCCTGAACTGCGAGTCCGGAGCACATTGAAGAAGGTCTTTGGGTTTGACTCTTTTAAGACAACTTTACAGGAGAATGCGACCATGGCTGTAGTGAAAG GTGACAAGGATGTCTTTGTGTGCATGCCCACAGGTGCAGGAAAATCCCTTTGCTATCAACTCCCTGCACTGTTGGCTAAAGGCATCACTATCGTTATTTCTCCTCTTATTGCTTTGATTCAG GACCAGGTGGACCATTTGCTGGCCCTGAAGGTACAAGTGAGTTCCCTGAACTCAAAGCTTTCGGCGCAGGAGAGGAAGGAGCTGCTTTCTGACTTGGAGCAAGAAAAACCCCGGACCAAGCTTCTCTACATTACCCCAGAGATGGCAGCTGCATCCTCCTTCCAGCCCACCCTGAATTCCCTAGTGTCCCGCCACCTTCTCTCCTACTTGGTGGTGGATGAAGCTCATTGTGTTTCCCAGTGGGGACACGACTTTCGTCCTGATTATCTGCGTCTGGGTGCTCTGCGCTCCCGCCTGGCACATGCCCCATGTGTGGCTCTGACTGCCACAGCCACCCCACAAGTTCAAGAGGACGTGTTTGCTGCCCTGCATCTGAAGCAACCAGTTGCCACTTTCAAGACTCCCTGTTTCCGGGCCAACCTCTTTTATGATGTGCAGTTCAAGGAACTGATTTCTGATCCCTATGGAAACCTGAGGGATTTCTGCCTTAAGGCTCTTGGACAGAAGGCTGATAAAGGG TTGTTGTCCGGCTGTGGCATTATCTACTGCAGGACTAGAGAGGCTTGTGAACAGGTGGCCACAGAGCTCAGCAGCAGGGGTGTGAATGCTAAGGCTTACCACGCAG GGCTGAAGACTTCTGATAGAACACAGGTGCAGAATGAGTGGATGGAGGAGAAGGTCCCTGTAATTGTTGCAACCATCAGTTTTGGAATGGGAGTGGACAAAGCCAATGTCAG GTTTGTCGTCCACTGGAATATTGCCAAGTCAATGGCTGGGTTCTACCAGGAGTCTGGCCGGGCTGGCAGGGATGGGAAGCCTTCTTGGTGCCGTCTCTATTACTCTAGGAATGATCGGGACCAAATTAGCTTTCTAATCAGGAAGGAAATTGGGAAACTCCAG GAAAAGAGAGGGAACAAAGCCTCTGACAAAGCCACCCTTTTGGCTTTTGAGGCCCTGGTGACCTTCTGTGAAGAACTGGG GTGCCGCCATGCTGCCATTGCCAAGTACTTTGGGGATGCTCCGCCTGCCTGCACCAAAGGCTGCGACTACTGTCAAAATCCTGCTGCTGTGCGGAAACAGCTGGACGCCTTGGAGCGCAGCAGCAGCTGGAGCAAGACCTGCATCAGGCCCTCCCAGGGGAATGGCTTTGACCCTGAGCTGTATGAAGGAGGTCGCAGGGGCTACGGGGGCTTCAGCAG GTATGATGAAGGTTCGGGAGGCAGTGGTGATGAGGGCAGAGATGAGGCCCACAAGCGGGAATGGAATCTCTTCTATCAGAAGCAGATGAGCCTGCGCAAGGTGAAGGAG GGCAAAGACCCCAAGATAGAAGAATTCATACCCCCAG ATGAAGATTGTCCCCTGAAAGAGGCTTCTAGCAGAAAGATTCCTAGGCTCACTGTGAAG GCCCGTGAGCACTGCCTGGGTCTCCTGGAGGAGGCTCTGAGCAGCAACCGCCAAGCCACAGGTTCCAACAATGG AACAGAACTCCAGGCCCAGGCCGTGCAGCTAGAATATGAGACATTCCGGAATGCCAAGATGGCCAACCTCTACAAGGCCAGCGTGCTGAGGAAG GTAGCTGAGATCCACAGAGCCTCCAAGGATGGACAGCTCTATGACGTGGGAGGTGGTGCCAAAAGCTGCAGTGCCCAGGCTGAGCCCCCAGAGCCCAATGAGTATGACATCCCACCAGCCTCCCATGTGTACTCG CTCAAAGCCAAGAGGGTGGGAGCTGGCTTTCCTAAAGGCTCCTGCCCATTCCAGACAGCCACTGAGCTGATGGAGAAGTCTCGGACTCAGGAGTCTTCCCAGCCTGTGCAGGGAGATGAGCAAGAACCCCCCAGCCAGCCCTCTGGCATCCAGGATAAGGATGTGAGTGAGGGCCTCCCTGGGCCCAAAGGAGAAGACCCTGGAGGTAGTGCTCACTGTGCAGGGCCCTCTGCTGAGAAGGTGAAAGCCTCTTCCAGGAGCAGTTCAGTCACCAAAGCCCGGGCCAGCAAGAAGCAGCAGCTCCTGGCCACAGCAGCCCAAAAGGATTCCCAGAATATTGCCCGCTTCTTCTGTCAAAGGGCAGAAAACCCACCTCCGCTCACCACAGCCCCAAGGGCAGATGGTGCCAGCCCCTCCTGTGGGAGAAAGCAGGAACCTCTGATGACTTCAGAGAAGTACACAGAGGAAGAAGATGGACTCCGGGGATATTTGATGGACCCTCCTCAGACTGAGGCATGTCCCAGTGAGGGGCCAAG CACCTGCCCTCTCAAAGACCAGGGGTTCCCTGAAGCCCAGCTCATCTCCCCAAAGAAGACACAGATGGGCAAGCGGCCCAGATCCCAGCAG GAGAACCCAGGGAGTCGGGCTCAAAAGAGACCTCGCCCCCAAGCCAAGCCCTCCATCTTAGCAGAGGTCAGGGGCAGTGCCTTGGGCAGTGAACAGGGTACCTTGAATGCCCTGGCCCAAGACCCCTGCCAGCTGTCAGCTCCTGGAATCTCCTTGAAGGAGGCTGCAGATGTTGTGGTCAGATACCTGACCCCCTTCTACAAGGATGGCAAGTTTGCATCTAAG GAGTTGTTTAAAGGCTTCGCCCGCCATCTCTCACACTTGCTGATCCAGAGGACCTTTCCTGGAAGGACTG TGAAGGAAGAGGCCCAGAGCCTCATCAAGCAGTTTTTCCATGGACACACCCGGTGCGAGAGTGAAGCTGACTGGCACAGCCTGTGTGGCCCACAGACATGA
- the Recql5 gene encoding ATP-dependent DNA helicase Q5 isoform X2 codes for MNTHPPSTSFDPELRVRSTLKKVFGFDSFKTTLQENATMAVVKGDKDVFVCMPTGAGKSLCYQLPALLAKGITIVISPLIALIQDQVDHLLALKVQVSSLNSKLSAQERKELLSDLEQEKPRTKLLYITPEMAAASSFQPTLNSLVSRHLLSYLVVDEAHCVSQWGHDFRPDYLRLGALRSRLAHAPCVALTATATPQVQEDVFAALHLKQPVATFKTPCFRANLFYDVQFKELISDPYGNLRDFCLKALGQKADKGLLSGCGIIYCRTREACEQVATELSSRGVNAKAYHAGLKTSDRTQVQNEWMEEKVPVIVATISFGMGVDKANVRFVVHWNIAKSMAGFYQESGRAGRDGKPSWCRLYYSRNDRDQISFLIRKEIGKLQEKRGNKASDKATLLAFEALVTFCEELGCRHAAIAKYFGDAPPACTKGCDYCQNPAAVRKQLDALERSSSWSKTCIRPSQGNGFDPELYEGGRRGYGGFSRYDEGSGGSGDEGRDEAHKREWNLFYQKQMSLRKGKDPKIEEFIPPDEDCPLKEASSRKIPRLTVKAREHCLGLLEEALSSNRQATGSNNGTELQAQAVQLEYETFRNAKMANLYKASVLRKVAEIHRASKDGQLYDVGGGAKSCSAQAEPPEPNEYDIPPASHVYSLKAKRVGAGFPKGSCPFQTATELMEKSRTQESSQPVQGDEQEPPSQPSGIQDKDVSEGLPGPKGEDPGGSAHCAGPSAEKVKASSRSSSVTKARASKKQQLLATAAQKDSQNIARFFCQRAENPPPLTTAPRADGASPSCGRKQEPLMTSEKYTEEEDGLRGYLMDPPQTEACPSEGPSTCPLKDQGFPEAQLISPKKTQMGKRPRSQQENPGSRAQKRPRPQAKPSILAEVRGSALGSEQGTLNALAQDPCQLSAPGISLKEAADVVVRYLTPFYKDGKFASKELFKGFARHLSHLLIQRTFPGRTVKEEAQSLIKQFFHGHTRCESEADWHSLCGPQT; via the exons ATGAACACCCACCCTCCCTCCACTTCCTTTGACCCTGAACTGCGAGTCCGGAGCACATTGAAGAAGGTCTTTGGGTTTGACTCTTTTAAGACAACTTTACAGGAGAATGCGACCATGGCTGTAGTGAAAG GTGACAAGGATGTCTTTGTGTGCATGCCCACAGGTGCAGGAAAATCCCTTTGCTATCAACTCCCTGCACTGTTGGCTAAAGGCATCACTATCGTTATTTCTCCTCTTATTGCTTTGATTCAG GACCAGGTGGACCATTTGCTGGCCCTGAAGGTACAAGTGAGTTCCCTGAACTCAAAGCTTTCGGCGCAGGAGAGGAAGGAGCTGCTTTCTGACTTGGAGCAAGAAAAACCCCGGACCAAGCTTCTCTACATTACCCCAGAGATGGCAGCTGCATCCTCCTTCCAGCCCACCCTGAATTCCCTAGTGTCCCGCCACCTTCTCTCCTACTTGGTGGTGGATGAAGCTCATTGTGTTTCCCAGTGGGGACACGACTTTCGTCCTGATTATCTGCGTCTGGGTGCTCTGCGCTCCCGCCTGGCACATGCCCCATGTGTGGCTCTGACTGCCACAGCCACCCCACAAGTTCAAGAGGACGTGTTTGCTGCCCTGCATCTGAAGCAACCAGTTGCCACTTTCAAGACTCCCTGTTTCCGGGCCAACCTCTTTTATGATGTGCAGTTCAAGGAACTGATTTCTGATCCCTATGGAAACCTGAGGGATTTCTGCCTTAAGGCTCTTGGACAGAAGGCTGATAAAGGG TTGTTGTCCGGCTGTGGCATTATCTACTGCAGGACTAGAGAGGCTTGTGAACAGGTGGCCACAGAGCTCAGCAGCAGGGGTGTGAATGCTAAGGCTTACCACGCAG GGCTGAAGACTTCTGATAGAACACAGGTGCAGAATGAGTGGATGGAGGAGAAGGTCCCTGTAATTGTTGCAACCATCAGTTTTGGAATGGGAGTGGACAAAGCCAATGTCAG GTTTGTCGTCCACTGGAATATTGCCAAGTCAATGGCTGGGTTCTACCAGGAGTCTGGCCGGGCTGGCAGGGATGGGAAGCCTTCTTGGTGCCGTCTCTATTACTCTAGGAATGATCGGGACCAAATTAGCTTTCTAATCAGGAAGGAAATTGGGAAACTCCAG GAAAAGAGAGGGAACAAAGCCTCTGACAAAGCCACCCTTTTGGCTTTTGAGGCCCTGGTGACCTTCTGTGAAGAACTGGG GTGCCGCCATGCTGCCATTGCCAAGTACTTTGGGGATGCTCCGCCTGCCTGCACCAAAGGCTGCGACTACTGTCAAAATCCTGCTGCTGTGCGGAAACAGCTGGACGCCTTGGAGCGCAGCAGCAGCTGGAGCAAGACCTGCATCAGGCCCTCCCAGGGGAATGGCTTTGACCCTGAGCTGTATGAAGGAGGTCGCAGGGGCTACGGGGGCTTCAGCAG GTATGATGAAGGTTCGGGAGGCAGTGGTGATGAGGGCAGAGATGAGGCCCACAAGCGGGAATGGAATCTCTTCTATCAGAAGCAGATGAGCCTGCGCAAG GGCAAAGACCCCAAGATAGAAGAATTCATACCCCCAG ATGAAGATTGTCCCCTGAAAGAGGCTTCTAGCAGAAAGATTCCTAGGCTCACTGTGAAG GCCCGTGAGCACTGCCTGGGTCTCCTGGAGGAGGCTCTGAGCAGCAACCGCCAAGCCACAGGTTCCAACAATGG AACAGAACTCCAGGCCCAGGCCGTGCAGCTAGAATATGAGACATTCCGGAATGCCAAGATGGCCAACCTCTACAAGGCCAGCGTGCTGAGGAAG GTAGCTGAGATCCACAGAGCCTCCAAGGATGGACAGCTCTATGACGTGGGAGGTGGTGCCAAAAGCTGCAGTGCCCAGGCTGAGCCCCCAGAGCCCAATGAGTATGACATCCCACCAGCCTCCCATGTGTACTCG CTCAAAGCCAAGAGGGTGGGAGCTGGCTTTCCTAAAGGCTCCTGCCCATTCCAGACAGCCACTGAGCTGATGGAGAAGTCTCGGACTCAGGAGTCTTCCCAGCCTGTGCAGGGAGATGAGCAAGAACCCCCCAGCCAGCCCTCTGGCATCCAGGATAAGGATGTGAGTGAGGGCCTCCCTGGGCCCAAAGGAGAAGACCCTGGAGGTAGTGCTCACTGTGCAGGGCCCTCTGCTGAGAAGGTGAAAGCCTCTTCCAGGAGCAGTTCAGTCACCAAAGCCCGGGCCAGCAAGAAGCAGCAGCTCCTGGCCACAGCAGCCCAAAAGGATTCCCAGAATATTGCCCGCTTCTTCTGTCAAAGGGCAGAAAACCCACCTCCGCTCACCACAGCCCCAAGGGCAGATGGTGCCAGCCCCTCCTGTGGGAGAAAGCAGGAACCTCTGATGACTTCAGAGAAGTACACAGAGGAAGAAGATGGACTCCGGGGATATTTGATGGACCCTCCTCAGACTGAGGCATGTCCCAGTGAGGGGCCAAG CACCTGCCCTCTCAAAGACCAGGGGTTCCCTGAAGCCCAGCTCATCTCCCCAAAGAAGACACAGATGGGCAAGCGGCCCAGATCCCAGCAG GAGAACCCAGGGAGTCGGGCTCAAAAGAGACCTCGCCCCCAAGCCAAGCCCTCCATCTTAGCAGAGGTCAGGGGCAGTGCCTTGGGCAGTGAACAGGGTACCTTGAATGCCCTGGCCCAAGACCCCTGCCAGCTGTCAGCTCCTGGAATCTCCTTGAAGGAGGCTGCAGATGTTGTGGTCAGATACCTGACCCCCTTCTACAAGGATGGCAAGTTTGCATCTAAG GAGTTGTTTAAAGGCTTCGCCCGCCATCTCTCACACTTGCTGATCCAGAGGACCTTTCCTGGAAGGACTG TGAAGGAAGAGGCCCAGAGCCTCATCAAGCAGTTTTTCCATGGACACACCCGGTGCGAGAGTGAAGCTGACTGGCACAGCCTGTGTGGCCCACAGACATGA
- the Recql5 gene encoding ATP-dependent DNA helicase Q5 isoform X3, with amino-acid sequence MNTHPPSTSFDPELRVRSTLKKVFGFDSFKTTLQENATMAVVKGDKDVFVCMPTGAGKSLCYQLPALLAKGITIVISPLIALIQDQVDHLLALKVQVSSLNSKLSAQERKELLSDLEQEKPRTKLLYITPEMAAASSFQPTLNSLVSRHLLSYLVVDEAHCVSQWGHDFRPDYLRLGALRSRLAHAPCVALTATATPQVQEDVFAALHLKQPVATFKTPCFRANLFYDVQFKELISDPYGNLRDFCLKALGQKADKGLLSGCGIIYCRTREACEQVATELSSRGVNAKAYHAGLKTSDRTQVQNEWMEEKVPVIVATISFGMGVDKANVRFVVHWNIAKSMAGFYQESGRAGRDGKPSWCRLYYSRNDRDQISFLIRKEIGKLQEKRGNKASDKATLLAFEALVTFCEELGCRHAAIAKYFGDAPPACTKGCDYCQNPAAVRKQLDALERSSSWSKTCIRPSQGNGFDPELYEGGRRGYGGFSRYDEGSGGSGDEGRDEAHKREWNLFYQKQMSLRKVKEGKDPKIEEFIPPDEDCPLKEASSRKIPRLTVKAREHCLGLLEEALSSNRQATGSNNGTELQAQAVQLEYETFRNAKMANLYKASVLRKVAEIHRASKDGQLYDVGGGAKSCSAQAEPPEPNEYDIPPASHVYSLKAKRVGAGFPKGSCPFQTATELMEKSRTQESSQPVQGDEQEPPSQPSGIQDKDVSEGLPGPKGEDPGGSAHCAGPSAEKVKASSRSSSVTKARASKKQQLLATAAQKDSQNIARFFCQRAENPPPLTTAPRADGASPSCGRKQEPLMTSEKYTEEEDGLRGYLMDPPQTEACPSEGPRRTQGVGLKRDLAPKPSPPS; translated from the exons ATGAACACCCACCCTCCCTCCACTTCCTTTGACCCTGAACTGCGAGTCCGGAGCACATTGAAGAAGGTCTTTGGGTTTGACTCTTTTAAGACAACTTTACAGGAGAATGCGACCATGGCTGTAGTGAAAG GTGACAAGGATGTCTTTGTGTGCATGCCCACAGGTGCAGGAAAATCCCTTTGCTATCAACTCCCTGCACTGTTGGCTAAAGGCATCACTATCGTTATTTCTCCTCTTATTGCTTTGATTCAG GACCAGGTGGACCATTTGCTGGCCCTGAAGGTACAAGTGAGTTCCCTGAACTCAAAGCTTTCGGCGCAGGAGAGGAAGGAGCTGCTTTCTGACTTGGAGCAAGAAAAACCCCGGACCAAGCTTCTCTACATTACCCCAGAGATGGCAGCTGCATCCTCCTTCCAGCCCACCCTGAATTCCCTAGTGTCCCGCCACCTTCTCTCCTACTTGGTGGTGGATGAAGCTCATTGTGTTTCCCAGTGGGGACACGACTTTCGTCCTGATTATCTGCGTCTGGGTGCTCTGCGCTCCCGCCTGGCACATGCCCCATGTGTGGCTCTGACTGCCACAGCCACCCCACAAGTTCAAGAGGACGTGTTTGCTGCCCTGCATCTGAAGCAACCAGTTGCCACTTTCAAGACTCCCTGTTTCCGGGCCAACCTCTTTTATGATGTGCAGTTCAAGGAACTGATTTCTGATCCCTATGGAAACCTGAGGGATTTCTGCCTTAAGGCTCTTGGACAGAAGGCTGATAAAGGG TTGTTGTCCGGCTGTGGCATTATCTACTGCAGGACTAGAGAGGCTTGTGAACAGGTGGCCACAGAGCTCAGCAGCAGGGGTGTGAATGCTAAGGCTTACCACGCAG GGCTGAAGACTTCTGATAGAACACAGGTGCAGAATGAGTGGATGGAGGAGAAGGTCCCTGTAATTGTTGCAACCATCAGTTTTGGAATGGGAGTGGACAAAGCCAATGTCAG GTTTGTCGTCCACTGGAATATTGCCAAGTCAATGGCTGGGTTCTACCAGGAGTCTGGCCGGGCTGGCAGGGATGGGAAGCCTTCTTGGTGCCGTCTCTATTACTCTAGGAATGATCGGGACCAAATTAGCTTTCTAATCAGGAAGGAAATTGGGAAACTCCAG GAAAAGAGAGGGAACAAAGCCTCTGACAAAGCCACCCTTTTGGCTTTTGAGGCCCTGGTGACCTTCTGTGAAGAACTGGG GTGCCGCCATGCTGCCATTGCCAAGTACTTTGGGGATGCTCCGCCTGCCTGCACCAAAGGCTGCGACTACTGTCAAAATCCTGCTGCTGTGCGGAAACAGCTGGACGCCTTGGAGCGCAGCAGCAGCTGGAGCAAGACCTGCATCAGGCCCTCCCAGGGGAATGGCTTTGACCCTGAGCTGTATGAAGGAGGTCGCAGGGGCTACGGGGGCTTCAGCAG GTATGATGAAGGTTCGGGAGGCAGTGGTGATGAGGGCAGAGATGAGGCCCACAAGCGGGAATGGAATCTCTTCTATCAGAAGCAGATGAGCCTGCGCAAGGTGAAGGAG GGCAAAGACCCCAAGATAGAAGAATTCATACCCCCAG ATGAAGATTGTCCCCTGAAAGAGGCTTCTAGCAGAAAGATTCCTAGGCTCACTGTGAAG GCCCGTGAGCACTGCCTGGGTCTCCTGGAGGAGGCTCTGAGCAGCAACCGCCAAGCCACAGGTTCCAACAATGG AACAGAACTCCAGGCCCAGGCCGTGCAGCTAGAATATGAGACATTCCGGAATGCCAAGATGGCCAACCTCTACAAGGCCAGCGTGCTGAGGAAG GTAGCTGAGATCCACAGAGCCTCCAAGGATGGACAGCTCTATGACGTGGGAGGTGGTGCCAAAAGCTGCAGTGCCCAGGCTGAGCCCCCAGAGCCCAATGAGTATGACATCCCACCAGCCTCCCATGTGTACTCG CTCAAAGCCAAGAGGGTGGGAGCTGGCTTTCCTAAAGGCTCCTGCCCATTCCAGACAGCCACTGAGCTGATGGAGAAGTCTCGGACTCAGGAGTCTTCCCAGCCTGTGCAGGGAGATGAGCAAGAACCCCCCAGCCAGCCCTCTGGCATCCAGGATAAGGATGTGAGTGAGGGCCTCCCTGGGCCCAAAGGAGAAGACCCTGGAGGTAGTGCTCACTGTGCAGGGCCCTCTGCTGAGAAGGTGAAAGCCTCTTCCAGGAGCAGTTCAGTCACCAAAGCCCGGGCCAGCAAGAAGCAGCAGCTCCTGGCCACAGCAGCCCAAAAGGATTCCCAGAATATTGCCCGCTTCTTCTGTCAAAGGGCAGAAAACCCACCTCCGCTCACCACAGCCCCAAGGGCAGATGGTGCCAGCCCCTCCTGTGGGAGAAAGCAGGAACCTCTGATGACTTCAGAGAAGTACACAGAGGAAGAAGATGGACTCCGGGGATATTTGATGGACCCTCCTCAGACTGAGGCATGTCCCAGTGAGGGGCCAAG GAGAACCCAGGGAGTCGGGCTCAAAAGAGACCTCGCCCCCAAGCCAAGCCCTCCATCTTAG
- the Smim5 gene encoding small integral membrane protein 5 produces the protein MAAPGFVQEMHSVGERLLKKLRGLPQAEPVELVAFSILVLFTATVLLLLLIACSCCCTHCCCPERRGRKVQVRPMSPH, from the exons ATGGCAGCCCCTGGCTTTGTGCAGGAGATGCACTCTGTGGGTGAGAGACTGTTGAAGAAGCTGCGAGGGCTGCCCCAGGCCGAGCCCGTGGAGCTTGTGGCCTTCTCCATCCTCGTCCTCTTTACAG CCACtgttctgctgctgctgctgatagcctgcagctgctgctgcacTCACTGCTGCTGCCCTGAGCGCAGAGGCAGGAAGGTCCAGGTGCGGCCCATGAGCCCCCACTGA
- the Erln gene encoding endoregulin, with product MDQAAIQKTVWHDEFWENPWELGGLIVIGLFISTVLFFFMFAVVFGLIPPLEKTEYEED from the coding sequence ATGGACCAAGCGGCAATCCAGAAGACCGTCTGGCATGATGAGTTTTGGGAGAACCCCTGGGAGCTGGGGGGCCTGATAGTGATTGGTTTATTCATCTCCACAGTCCTGTTTTTCTTCATGTTTGCTGTTGTATTTGGTTTAATCCCTCCACTGGAGAAGACAGAATATGAAGAGGATTGA